From the genome of Desulfobulbaceae bacterium:
TCTGTCCGACCGCCGGGTTATCCTGAGCATCGGTAACAATCCAAACGCCCCAGAAGTTCTGGCCCCGGCATCAAAAGCTCTACAGCTTGAGTCAATTCATACACTCAAGCATATGCCTTCGTTCACATACGCCCCAGATACATATAAAGAGATAGCCGATTCTGTTTTCTCTCAAGTAAGCAGCTACAACGTTGAAGGCAGCACCTCAATGACTTTCGGCCACACTTTCATCGACAACCGACTCCGTCATTTCAGTACGATGCCCCACAATAATCGTATCGAAGATATTCAGGGTCATTTCGCTGGAACTCCGGCAATTATTGTTGCTGGGGGACCGTCACTGGATAAAAACGTTCACCTGCTCTCTAAAGTAAAAGGAAATGCGGTCATAATTGCCGTCGACTCGGTACTGCCATCTCTTCTAGCCCACAATGTGACCCCGGACTTCCTCACCTCAATTGACCCCCAGGACAACACCTACGAAAAAATTGCCGATCTTACCGACAAAGCAAAAGATCTCTCCCTGATCTGCATGTCCTGGGTAACACCCAAGGTACCTAAGATATTTCCCGCTGAGCACGTTTTTTGGACATTTTCCGCAAAACCCATTGAGAAATGGCTTAATAATCTCATCGGAGGATCATTGCTTACTGGAGGCGCAGGAACCGTTGCCCACCTGAACATTTTGTCTGCAATTATAATGGGTTGCTCACCAATTGTATTCATTGGCCAGGACCTGGCCTACACCGACGATAAAGACCACACCAGTCATGCAGTTCTCCAACATAAAGATCTGATGAAAAACACCTTAAAATCATCCACCGAAGCTATGATGGTAGATGGCATTGATGGTAAGAAAGTTGCCACCAACAGGGCATTTTACGGGATGAAACAGTTTTTTGAAAGAATCATAGATGAAAATCCAGGCAAATACATTAACGCTACCGAGGGGGGGGTACACATCCAAGGCACTGATGTTTTACCCTTACAGGACGTCATTAACCAATACTGCTGCACCCCCCGTGACATCCGCAGCAAACTGCGCCATGCCGTTGACCATGCCCCTAAGGCCAGCACAAACACAATAGTCAAAAGTTTTCGGTCTACCCTGAAAACCATAGAAGGGCTTCGAAAGACCATCAAACAAGCAGACTCGCTCTCACATAACATTGCACGAGAACTTGATTCGCTCAAAAAGAAGAAAGCGGGCCACAGAACCCTCACATCCCTTCCCCCTGCCCTGCAGCAAAAATTAGCAAAAATTGACACTTTGCATAACACCCTGGACAACGCAAAAAAGATATGGCCTTTGCTTGAAGAGCTAACGCTATCAGGTGTTCAACAAAGTGAGCGGCTTCAGCATGAACTTAATATGCTCCATGGTGACCCCAACCGATACTTGGACTGGCTTGCCAAAAACATGGAAAGAGTTTTAGCTATTAATGCTGTCCGCAGCGATGTTCTTACTACCTTTCGGGGTCGCCTCTCCTTTCTCCTTGATTTTTATGCAAAAGAGAAAAAACTTCTATCGGACATCAAACTTGATTCTGAAAACGAGACAGCCTATCTGAATCTGGCAAAACTATATGTCAGTTCAGAAGACCTCGTAAGGGCCGAGCCTATCCTGAACAAACTTCTAACTATCTCCCCCGACTGTGCAGAAGCACATTTCCATCTAGGTATCATCTTAGCACAATGGACACAGTGGAAAAAAGCCGACCAGCATTTCATAAGAGCATTAGAGCTTAATCCAGGTTTGGCTGAACAGATCGATACATTTTGCAAAAAATCTGGTGATGAATATCTATCCTTTGCCAAGGGCTACAAAAACATTGACAAAAGCTCATTCAAGTGGCTTCTTTTTAAGGGATTACGTTATGACAGCAATCACCTTGGCATTAAAACTGAAATTCAGGCTATTGCCGAAATTGAATTTAAACAGATCATTGAAGCCTCGGCAAAAAACGTACCGGAAGAGACAGAAACTCTTATTCTGGGCTGGTATAAAAATTTTATTGACAACCCCCTTATAGCTGAATGCCTTTCAAGTGCTTCTGTGGCTGATTTTTATAGGATTTACGGGCACCTACTCATGAAACAAAACAACTTTCACGATGCCGTAGGCAGCCTAAGTATTGCCTTAAAATACGCCCCAAATGATCCGCAGCTGCATATTCACCTTACTGATGCTCATTTCGCGCTCCACTCTTTTGACAAGGGAATCACCCATCTGCAACGTGCCATAGCGATTGACAAAAACTACGGCATATATTGGGAGCAGATCGGCACCAATTTTCAAAAAGCCGGACAATTTGAAGATGCGATAATCGCCTATGAAAAATGTTTCGAAGCCTTACCGGAGAATATTATGGTGTTGAAAAAAATGGGAGACTGCTACCTCGAACTTAACGAACCAGAATCAGCCCAGACAGCGTTTCAATTTCTTCGAGACAAATCCGTCCTTCTTTCACAGTCTCCTACTAGCCAAACAAACTCTGGAGCAGTTTTATAATCTATTATGTGCGGCATTGCTGGTTACAAAATAAACGGTGGCATAAACCCCAATACTATCAAACCGATGGTTTCAGCCCTATATCACCGTGGTCCAGACTCGTCCGGTTTCTACAGGTCCGGCAATTATTGTGCGGGCATGCGCCGTTTGAGCATCAACGACTTGGAATCAGGCGACCAGCCCCTCTATAATGAAGACAAGTCAGTCGTCCTGTTCTACAATGGCGAAATCTATAATTACCCGCAACTTCGTCGCGAACTGGAGGCAAAAGGCCATCATTTCAGGACCAGATCAGACGGTGAAGTCATCTGTCATCTATACAGCGAATTTGGCGTGGATCTGTTCGAAAAGCTTGATGGCATGTTCGCAGCCGCCCTGTGGATTGACAACGAACAGAAGCTTATCCTTGCCCGTGACATCCCCGGAGAAAAACCCCTTTACTACATCCCCCTTTCAGAGACCGATGTAGTTTTTGCCTCAGAAATATCCAGCATGCTCGCATATCCCGGCTGGGACCGGTCATTAAACCAGCAAGCCCTATGGGATTTTCCATCATTTCTCTGGATACCAGAACCAGCCACAATTTATAGTAAGGTCAAGGCATTACCCCGGTCACATCTGCTCATTGCTGAACAACAGGGAATACACCTGCGCCCTTATGCAAACAGATTTAACCAGCAGGGGATTGACTATGACGAACATGCCATCGTGGAAGAAACCCGGCGCGTTGTCACTGAAGCTATCGAAAGTCGATTGCTTTCCGATGTGCCGGTGGGCTGTTTTCTTAGCAGTGGTCTGGACAGCTCAATTGTCTCAACTGTTGCGGCAAAATCACTTCCAAATGTTACCACATTCACCATTGGCTTTGAAAATTTGTCAGATCCTTACCACGGCACGGCAGACGAA
Proteins encoded in this window:
- a CDS encoding DUF115 domain-containing protein, with product MINTKNEIYEKNMSVLAIHHPRKWEALQENGSEPLGKIVTAPNGQLNLQLQSTSGQDILLHKKDDPLQEIQTFLNMVPVNSSGSVVLLGLGLGYTLKALVEKRHSIRHFILFEAELGVFHQALINTDLRQVLSDRRVILSIGNNPNAPEVLAPASKALQLESIHTLKHMPSFTYAPDTYKEIADSVFSQVSSYNVEGSTSMTFGHTFIDNRLRHFSTMPHNNRIEDIQGHFAGTPAIIVAGGPSLDKNVHLLSKVKGNAVIIAVDSVLPSLLAHNVTPDFLTSIDPQDNTYEKIADLTDKAKDLSLICMSWVTPKVPKIFPAEHVFWTFSAKPIEKWLNNLIGGSLLTGGAGTVAHLNILSAIIMGCSPIVFIGQDLAYTDDKDHTSHAVLQHKDLMKNTLKSSTEAMMVDGIDGKKVATNRAFYGMKQFFERIIDENPGKYINATEGGVHIQGTDVLPLQDVINQYCCTPRDIRSKLRHAVDHAPKASTNTIVKSFRSTLKTIEGLRKTIKQADSLSHNIARELDSLKKKKAGHRTLTSLPPALQQKLAKIDTLHNTLDNAKKIWPLLEELTLSGVQQSERLQHELNMLHGDPNRYLDWLAKNMERVLAINAVRSDVLTTFRGRLSFLLDFYAKEKKLLSDIKLDSENETAYLNLAKLYVSSEDLVRAEPILNKLLTISPDCAEAHFHLGIILAQWTQWKKADQHFIRALELNPGLAEQIDTFCKKSGDEYLSFAKGYKNIDKSSFKWLLFKGLRYDSNHLGIKTEIQAIAEIEFKQIIEASAKNVPEETETLILGWYKNFIDNPLIAECLSSASVADFYRIYGHLLMKQNNFHDAVGSLSIALKYAPNDPQLHIHLTDAHFALHSFDKGITHLQRAIAIDKNYGIYWEQIGTNFQKAGQFEDAIIAYEKCFEALPENIMVLKKMGDCYLELNEPESAQTAFQFLRDKSVLLSQSPTSQTNSGAVL